One genomic segment of Penaeus chinensis breed Huanghai No. 1 chromosome 24, ASM1920278v2, whole genome shotgun sequence includes these proteins:
- the LOC125038396 gene encoding ctenidin-3-like, translating into MKRLLLLVAIFALVVADDDNDATDGVEGRSRSKAQSGKKESRFLGGLGGFDPIGGLGGGFGLGGGLGGLGGGFGVDPALAGGFGFNPALAGGFGVNPVFGGVNPAFSPVAPPSTCRYWCRTPEGQAYCCENINQPQSAAGVVKPGFCPPVRPVCPLRSFQPPFTCSNDGACGGIDKCCFDRCLGEHVCKAPLGIGR; encoded by the coding sequence ATGAAGAGACTTTTGTTGCTGGTCGCGATTTTTGCCCTCGTGGTTGCTGACGACGACAATGACGCAACTGATGGCGTCGAGGGTCGTTCCAGAAGCAAAGCTCAGTCGGGCAAGAAGGAATCCCGATTCCTTGGAGGATTAGGGGGTTTTGATCCCAttggaggattgggaggaggattTGGATTGGGTGGCGGTCTTGGAGGACTGGGTGGAGGATTTGGAGTTGACCCAGCACTTGCAGGAGGATTCGGATTCAATCCAGCTCTTGCAGGTGGATTTGGAGTAAACCCTGTGTTCGGAGGAGTAAATCCTGCATTTAGTCCAGTGGCTCCTCCCTCCACATGCCGCTACTGGTGCAGAACACCCGAGGGTCAGGCCTACTGCTGTGAGAACATCAACCAGCCACAGAGTGCTGCTGGTGTAGTCAAACCGGGATTCTGTCCCCCCGTTCGCCCAGTGTGTCCTCTTAGGAGCTTCCAGCCACCTTTCACTTGCTCTAACGACGGCGCTTGCGGAGGCATCGACAAGTGCTGCTTCGACAGATGTCTCGGCGAGCACGTGTGCAAGGCTCCTCTGGGCATTGGGCGATAG
- the LOC125038378 gene encoding ctenidin-3-like codes for MKRVLLLVAIFALVVADDDNDATDGVEGRSRSKAQSGKKESRFLGGLGGFDPIGGLGGGFGLGGGLGGLGGGFGVDPALAGGFGFNPALAGGFGVNPVFGGVNPAFSPVAPPSTCRYWCRTPEGQAYCCENINQPQSAAGVVKPGFCPPVRPVCPLRSFQPPFTCSNDGACGGIDKCCFDRCLGEHVCKAPLGIGR; via the coding sequence ATGAAGAGAGTTTTATTGCTGGTCGCGATTTTCGCCCTCGTGGTTGCTGACGACGACAATGACGCAACTGATGGCGTCGAGGGTCGTTCCAGAAGCAAAGCTCAGTCGGGCAAGAAGGAATCCCGATTCCTTGGAGGATTAGGGGGTTTTGATCCTAttggaggattgggaggaggattTGGATTGGGTGGCGGTCTTGGAGGACTGGGTGGAGGATTTGGAGTTGACCCAGCACTTGCAGGAGGATTTGGATTCAATCCAGCTCTTGCAGGTGGATTTGGAGTAAACCCTGTGTTCGGAGGAGTAAATCCTGCATTTAGTCCTGTGGCTCCTCCCTCCACATGCCGCTACTGGTGCAGGACACCCGAGGGTCAGGCCTACTGCTGTGAGAACATCAACCAGCCACAGAGTGCTGCTGGTGTAGTCAAACCGGGATTCTGTCCCCCCGTTCGCCCAGTGTGTCCTCTTAGGAGCTTCCAGCCACCTTTCACTTGCTCTAACGACGGCGCTTGCGGAGGCATCGACAAGTGCTGCTTCGACAGATGTCTCGGCGAGCACGTGTGCAAGGCTCCTCTGGGCATTGGGCGATAG
- the LOC125038383 gene encoding ctenidin-3-like, producing MKRLLLLVAIFALVVADDDNDATDGVEGRSRSKAQSGKKESRFLGGLGGFDPIGGLGGGFGLGGGLGGLGGGFGVDPALAGGFGFNPALAGGFGVNPVFGGVNPAFSPVAPPSTCRYWCRTPEGQAYCCENINQPQSAAGVVKPGFCPPVRPVCPLRSFQPPFTCSNDGACGGIDKCCFDRCLGEHVCKAPLGIGR from the coding sequence atgaAGAGACTTTTGTTGCTGGTCGCGATTTTCGCCCTCGTGGTTGCTGACGACGACAATGATGCAACTGATGGCGTCGAGGGTCGTTCCAGAAGCAAAGCTCAGTCGGGCAAGAAGGAATCCCGATTCCTTGGAGGATTAGGGGGTTTTGATCCCAttggaggattgggaggaggattTGGATTGGGTGGCGGTCTTGGAGGACTGGGTGGAGGATTTGGAGTTGACCCAGCACTTGCAGGAGGATTCGGATTCAATCCAGCTCTTGCAGGTGGATTTGGAGTAAACCCTGTGTTCGGAGGAGTAAATCCTGCATTTAGTCCTGTGGCTCCTCCCTCCACATGCCGCTACTGGTGCAGGACACCCGAGGGTCAGGCCTACTGCTGTGAGAACATCAACCAGCCACAGAGTGCTGCTGGTGTAGTCAAACCGGGATTCTGTCCCCCCGTTCGCCCAGTGTGTCCTCTTAGGAGCTTCCAGCCACCTTTCACTTGCTCTAACGACGGCGCTTGCGGAGGCATCGACAAGTGCTGCTTCGACAGATGTCTCGGCGAGCACGTGTGCAAGGCTCCTCTGGGCATTGGGCGATAG
- the LOC125038391 gene encoding ctenidin-3-like: MKRLLLLVAIFALVVADDDNDATDGVEGRSRSKAQSGKKESRFLGGLGGFDPIGGLGGGFGLGGGLGGLGGGFGVDPALAGGFGFNPALAGGFGVNPVFGGVNPAFSPVAPPSTCRYWCRTPEGQAYCCENINQPQSAAGVVKPGFCPPVRPVCPLRSFQPPFTCSNDGACGGIDKCCFDRCLGEHVCKAPLGIGR; this comes from the coding sequence ATGAAGAGACTTTTGTTGCTGGTCGCGATTTTCGCCCTCGTGGTTGCTGACGACGACAATGACGCAACTGATGGCGTCGAGGGTCGTTCCAGAAGCAAAGCTCAGTCGGGCAAGAAGGAATCCCGATTCCTTGGAGGATTAGGGGGTTTTGATCCTAttggaggattgggaggaggattTGGATTGGGTGGCGGTCTTGGAGGACTGGGTGGAGGATTTGGAGTTGACCCAGCACTTGCAGGAGGATTTGGATTCAATCCAGCTCTTGCAGGTGGATTTGGAGTAAACCCTGTGTTCGGAGGAGTAAATCCTGCATTTAGTCCTGTGGCTCCTCCCTCCACATGCCGCTACTGGTGCAGGACACCCGAGGGTCAGGCCTACTGCTGTGAGAACATCAACCAGCCACAGAGTGCTGCTGGTGTAGTCAAACCGGGATTCTGTCCCCCCGTTCGCCCAGTGTGTCCTCTTAGGAGCTTCCAGCCACCTTTCACTTGCTCTAACGACGGCGCTTGCGGAGGCATCGACAAGTGCTGCTTCGACAGATGTCTCGGCGAGCACGTGTGCAAGGCTCCTCTGGGCATTGGGCGATAG
- the LOC125038368 gene encoding glycine-rich cell wall structural protein 1-like codes for MKRLLLLVAIFALVVADDDNDATDGVEGRSRSQAQSGKKESRFLGGLGGFGPVGGLGGGFGLGGGLGGLGGGFGVDPALAGGFGVDPALAGGFGFNPALAGGFGVNPVFGGVNPAFSPVAPPSTCRYWCRTPEGQAYCCENINQPQSAAGVVKPGFCPPVRPVCPLRSFQPPFTCSNDGACGGIDKCCFDRCLGEHVCKAPLGIGR; via the coding sequence ATGAAGAGACTTTTGTTGCTGGTCGCGATTTTCGCCCTCGTGGTTGCTGACGACGACAATGACGCAACTGATGGCGTCGAGGGTCGTTCCAGAAGCCAAGCTCAGTCAGGCAAGAAGGAATCCCGATTCCTTGGAGGATTAGGAGGTTTTGGCCCCGttggaggattgggaggaggattTGGATTGGGTGGCGGTCTTGGAGGACTGGGTGGAGGATTTGGAGTTGACCCAGCACTTGCAGGAGGATTTGGAGTTGACCCAGCACTTGCAGGAGGATTTGGATTCAATCCAGCTCTTGCAGGTGGATTTGGAGTAAATCCTGTGTTCGGAGGAGTAAATCCTGCATTTAGTCCAGTGGCTCCTCCCTCCACATGCCGCTACTGGTGCAGGACACCCGAGGGTCAGGCCTACTGCTGTGAGAACATCAACCAGCCACAGAGTGCTGCTGGTGTAGTCAAACCGGGATTCTGTCCCCCCGTTCGTCCAGTGTGTCCTCTTAGGAGCTTCCAGCCACCTTTCACTTGCTCTAACGACGGCGCTTGCGGAGGCATCGACAAGTGCTGCTTCGACAGATGTCTCGGCGAGCACGTGTGCAAGGCTCCTCTGGGCATTGGGCGATAG
- the LOC125038369 gene encoding ctenidin-3-like: MKRLLLLVAIFALVVADDDNDATDGVEGRSRSQAQSGKKESRFLGGLGGFDPIGGLGGGFGLGGGLGGLGGGFGVDPALAGGFGFNPALAGGFGVNPVFGGVNPAFSPVAPPSTCRYWCRTPEGQAYCCENINQPQSAAGVVKPGFCPPVRPVCPLRSFQPPFTCSNDGACGGIDKCCFDRCLGEHVCKAPLGIGR; this comes from the coding sequence atGAAGAGACTTTTGTTGCTGGTCGCGATTTTCGCCCTCGTGGTTGCTGACGACGATAATGACGCAACTGATGGCGTCGAGGGTCGTTCCAGAAGCCAAGCTCAGTCGGGCAAGAAGGAATCCCGATTCCTTGGAGGATTAGGGGGTTTTGATCCCAttggaggattgggaggaggattTGGATTGGGTGGCGGTCTTGGAGGACTGGGTGGAGGATTTGGAGTTGACCCAGCACTTGCAGGAGGATTTGGATTCAATCCAGCTCTTGCAGGTGGATTTGGAGTAAACCCTGTGTTCGGAGGAGTAAATCCTGCATTTAGTCCTGTGGCTCCTCCCTCCACATGCCGCTACTGGTGCAGGACACCCGAGGGTCAGGCCTACTGCTGTGAGAACATCAACCAGCCACAGAGTGCTGCTGGTGTAGTCAAACCGGGATTCTGTCCCCCCGTTCGCCCAGTGTGTCCTCTTAGGAGCTTCCAGCCACCTTTCACTTGCTCTAACGACGGCGCTTGCGGAGGCATCGACAAGTGCTGCTTCGACAGATGTCTCGGCGAGCACGTGTGCAAGGCTCCTCTGGGCATTGGGCGATAG
- the LOC125038395 gene encoding ctenidin-3-like, translating to MKRLLLLVAIFALVVADDDNDATDGFEGRSRSKAQSGKKESRFLGGLGGFDPIGGLGGGFGLGGGLGGLGGGFGVDPALAGGFGFNPALAGGFGVNPVFGGVNPAFSPVAPPSTCRYWCRTPEGQAYCCENINQPQSAAGVVKPGFCPPVRPVCPLRSFQPPFTCSNDGACGGIDKCCFDRCLGEHVCKAPLGIGR from the coding sequence ATGAAGAGACTTTTGTTGCTGGTCGCGATTTTCGCCCTCGTGGTTGCTGACGACGACAATGACGCAACTGATGGCTTCGAGGGTCGTTCCAGAAGCAAAGCTCAGTCGGGCAAGAAGGAATCCCGATTCCTTGGAGGATTAGGGGGTTTTGATCCCAttggaggattgggaggaggattTGGATTGGGTGGCGGTCTTGGAGGACTGGGTGGAGGATTTGGAGTTGACCCAGCACTTGCAGGAGGATTCGGATTCAATCCAGCTCTTGCAGGTGGATTTGGAGTAAACCCTGTTTTCGGAGGAGTAAATCCTGCATTTAGTCCTGTGGCTCCTCCCTCCACATGCCGCTACTGGTGCAGGACACCCGAGGGTCAGGCCTACTGCTGTGAGAACATCAACCAGCCACAGAGTGCTGCTGGTGTAGTCAAACCGGGATTCTGTCCCCCCGTTCGCCCAGTGTGTCCTCTTAGGAGCTTCCAGCCACCTTTCACTTGCTCTAACGACGGCGCTTGCGGAGGCATCGACAAGTGCTGCTTCGACAGATGTCTCGGCGAGCACGTGTGCAAGGCTCCTCTGGGCATTGGGCGATAG
- the LOC125038394 gene encoding ctenidin-3-like, whose product MKRLLLLVAIFALVVADDDNDATDGVEGRSRSKAQSGKKESRFLGGLGGFDPIGGLGGGFGLGGGLGGLGGGFGVDPALAGGFGFNPALAGGFGVNPVFGGVNPAFSPVAPPSTCRYWCRTPEGQAYCCENINQPQSAAGVVKPGFCPPVRPVCPLRSFQPPFTCSNDGACGGIDKCCFDRCLGEHVCKAPLGIGR is encoded by the coding sequence atgAAGAGACTTTTGTTGCTGGTCGCGATTTTCGCCCTCGTGGTTGCTGACGACGACAATGATGCAACTGATGGCGTCGAGGGTCGTTCCAGAAGCAAAGCTCAGTCGGGCAAGAAGGAATCCCGATTCCTTGGAGGATTAGGGGGTTTTGATCCCAttggaggattgggaggaggattTGGATTGGGTGGCGGTCTTGGAGGACTGGGTGGAGGATTTGGAGTTGACCCAGCACTTGCAGGAGGATTCGGATTCAATCCAGCTCTTGCAGGTGGATTTGGAGTAAACCCTGTGTTCGGAGGAGTAAATCCTGCATTTAGTCCTGTGGCTCCTCCCTCCACATGCCGCTACTGGTGCAGGACACCCGAGGGTCAGGCCTACTGCTGTGAGAACATCAACCAGCCACAGAGTGCTGCTGGTGTAGTCAAACCGGGATTCTGTCCCCCCGTTCGCCCAGTGTGTCCTCTTAGGAGCTTCCAGCCACCTTTCACTTGCTCTAACGACGGCGCTTGCGGAGGCATCGACAAGTGCTGCTTCGACAGATGTCTCGGCGAGCACGTGTGCAAGGCTCCTCTGGGTATTGGGCGATAG
- the LOC125038398 gene encoding ctenidin-1-like — protein MKRFLLLVVIFALVVADDDNDAIDGVEGRSRSKAQSGKKESRFLGGLGGFDPIGGLGGGFGLGGGLGGLGGGFGVDPALAGGFGFNPALAGGFGVNPVFGGVNPAFSPVAPPSTCRYWCRTPEGQAYCCENINQPQSAAGVVKPGFCPPVRPVCPLRSFQPPFTCSNDGACGGIDKCCFDRCLGEHVCKAPLGIGR, from the coding sequence ATGAAGAGATTTTTGTTGCTAGTCGTGATTTTCGCCCTCGTGGTTGCTGACGACGACAATGACGCAATTGATGGCGTCGAGGGTCGTTCCAGAAGCAAAGCTCAGTCGGGCAAGAAGGAATCCCGATTCCTTGGAGGATTAGGAGGTTTTGATCCCAttggaggattgggaggaggattTGGATTGGGTGGCGGTCTTGGAGGACTGGGTGGAGGATTTGGAGTTGACCCAGCACTTGCAGGAGGATTTGGATTCAATCCAGCTCTTGCAGGTGGATTTGGAGTAAACCCTGTGTTCGGAGGAGTAAATCCTGCATTTAGTCCTGTGGCTCCTCCCTCCACATGCCGCTACTGGTGCAGGACACCCGAGGGTCAGGCCTACTGCTGTGAGAACATCAACCAGCCACAGAGTGCTGCTGGTGTAGTCAAACCGGGATTCTGTCCCCCCGTTCGCCCAGTGTGTCCTCTTAGGAGCTTCCAGCCACCTTTCACTTGCTCTAACGACGGCGCTTGCGGAGGCATCGACAAGTGCTGCTTCGACAGATGTCTCGGCGAGCACGTGTGCAAGGCTCCTCTGGGCATTGGGCGATAG